A stretch of Longimicrobium sp. DNA encodes these proteins:
- a CDS encoding M20/M25/M40 family metallo-hydrolase, whose protein sequence is MLRTRLFISLVAAALGLAPTPAHAQQLTAAERRITAYVDAHVDEAVALLERTVNINSGTHNLRGVRQVGDVFRAQLDSLGFQTRWVEMPDSLRRAGHLFGELRGSRGKRVLLIGHLDTVFEPDNPFQRFVRSGATANGPGANDMKGGDVIVIYALRALQAAGALRDRRIVVAFTGDEEAPGRPLSVARAALIEAGRASDAALEFEGASRDEDGSETVVTSRRSSSGWTLRVRARPSHSSGIFAEGVGSGAIYEAARVLDAFQSTLREPGLTYSPGLILGGTEVQFDGAESRGTAFGKSNVIAATAVVTGDIRTLTDEQLQRTRDRMRQVLATPLAGAASEISFSDGYPSMPPTPGNLEILGVLNGVNRSLGLREAAPNDPGRRGAGDISFVAPYVSGIGGLGAHGTGSHTERETVNLETLPQQIKRAALLIYRLTR, encoded by the coding sequence ATGCTCCGCACGCGCCTCTTCATCTCCCTCGTCGCCGCCGCCCTCGGCCTCGCGCCGACTCCCGCTCACGCGCAGCAGCTGACGGCTGCCGAGCGCCGCATCACCGCGTACGTCGACGCGCACGTGGACGAGGCCGTCGCGCTGCTGGAGCGCACGGTCAACATCAACAGCGGCACGCACAACCTGCGCGGCGTCCGCCAGGTGGGCGACGTCTTCCGCGCCCAGCTCGACTCGCTCGGCTTCCAGACGCGCTGGGTGGAGATGCCCGACTCGCTGCGCCGCGCCGGGCACCTGTTCGGCGAGCTGCGCGGGAGCCGCGGCAAGCGCGTGCTGCTGATCGGCCACCTGGACACGGTGTTCGAGCCCGACAACCCGTTCCAGCGCTTCGTGCGCAGCGGCGCCACGGCGAACGGCCCCGGCGCGAACGACATGAAGGGCGGCGACGTGATCGTGATCTACGCCCTGCGCGCGCTGCAGGCCGCGGGTGCGCTGCGCGACCGGCGCATCGTCGTGGCCTTCACGGGAGATGAGGAGGCGCCGGGGCGGCCGCTGTCCGTGGCGCGCGCGGCGCTGATCGAGGCGGGGCGGGCGAGCGACGCGGCGCTGGAGTTCGAGGGCGCCTCGCGCGACGAGGACGGCTCGGAGACGGTGGTGACCTCGCGCCGCAGCTCCAGCGGGTGGACGCTGCGGGTGCGGGCGCGGCCGTCGCACTCGTCCGGCATCTTCGCCGAGGGCGTGGGGAGCGGGGCGATCTACGAGGCGGCGCGCGTGCTGGACGCGTTCCAGTCCACCCTGCGCGAGCCGGGGCTCACCTACAGCCCGGGGCTGATCCTGGGCGGCACCGAGGTGCAGTTCGACGGCGCGGAGAGCCGCGGCACCGCGTTCGGCAAGTCGAACGTGATCGCCGCCACGGCGGTGGTGACGGGCGACATCCGCACGCTGACGGACGAGCAGCTGCAGCGCACGCGCGACCGGATGCGGCAGGTGCTGGCGACGCCCCTGGCAGGCGCCGCGTCGGAGATCAGCTTCAGCGACGGCTACCCGTCCATGCCGCCCACGCCGGGGAACCTGGAGATCCTGGGGGTGCTGAACGGGGTCAACCGCTCGCTGGGCCTGCGCGAGGCCGCGCCCAACGACCCCGGCCGCCGCGGCGCGGGCGACATCTCGTTCGTCGCCCCGTACGTCAGCGGCATCGGGGGACTGGGCGCGCACGGCACCGGCTCGCACACCGAGCGCGAGACGGTGAACCTCGAGACGCTTCCGCAGCAGATCAAGCGAGCCGCGCTGCTGATCTACCGCCTGACGCGGTGA
- a CDS encoding serine/threonine-protein kinase, with amino-acid sequence MPGLENLLAGKTLVKRYRIDEVIGLGGFAAVYRAEDLRLGRPVAVKVITLATPDAPSRERLRQRFEREARAAAGLPHHPNVVTVHDFGTDPELGLDFLVMELLVGENLAERFKREGRPPVDVAIGILREAAQGVGVGHAAGIIHRDVKPGNIFLAEPHDDEPFRVCVLDFGIARIAAEDGELTRTMGAENPLTAAYAAPEQMRGDGELTPAADVFSLGVVGYQLLTGEKPFSGPDGQRLRGRDPVRPVHELNRDVPRAVERVIMRAMAEDPAARYPDANAFADALTGAAAEGDQTIFATAGLAGAPHPEEDHTVVAPPPPPMSERPRVVETVPAAGPVVAAPAAAAPRIAPVSARRRSRAPMLLLLLLLLAGGAAAAVWAMGGRDRSADRIPGRDSAAAEPAPEEDGGGTDVSPAPAPVVTAPAPAPVPPPSGIDSVTPETLPPIIRTPGIAPEPAPPVAPSPAPAPAPAPPPAPVTPPSAPPAAPPTQPTPRPSPPPAPAPAPPPPAPEPVPLPPPPPPPPPPPPPPPVVVPIPNPNAPRDTIVIPTSPTP; translated from the coding sequence ATGCCTGGACTGGAGAACCTGCTCGCCGGCAAGACGCTGGTGAAGCGGTACCGAATCGACGAAGTGATCGGGCTGGGCGGGTTCGCGGCCGTATACCGCGCCGAGGACCTGCGCCTGGGCCGGCCCGTGGCCGTCAAGGTCATCACCCTTGCGACCCCCGACGCGCCCTCGCGCGAGCGGCTGCGCCAGCGCTTCGAGCGCGAGGCGCGCGCCGCCGCCGGCCTGCCGCACCACCCCAACGTGGTCACCGTCCACGACTTCGGCACCGACCCGGAGCTGGGGCTGGACTTCCTGGTGATGGAGCTGCTGGTCGGCGAGAACCTGGCCGAGCGCTTCAAGCGCGAGGGCCGGCCGCCGGTGGACGTGGCCATCGGCATCCTGCGCGAGGCGGCGCAGGGGGTGGGCGTGGGCCACGCGGCGGGGATCATCCACCGCGACGTGAAGCCGGGGAACATCTTCCTGGCCGAGCCGCACGACGACGAGCCCTTTCGCGTCTGCGTGCTCGACTTCGGCATCGCCCGCATCGCGGCGGAGGACGGCGAGCTCACGCGCACCATGGGCGCCGAGAACCCGCTGACCGCCGCCTACGCAGCCCCCGAGCAGATGCGCGGCGACGGGGAGCTGACACCCGCGGCCGACGTGTTCAGCCTGGGCGTGGTGGGCTACCAGCTGTTGACGGGGGAGAAGCCGTTCAGCGGGCCCGACGGCCAGCGGCTGCGCGGCCGCGACCCGGTGCGCCCCGTCCACGAGCTGAACCGCGACGTGCCGCGCGCCGTGGAGCGGGTGATCATGCGGGCGATGGCGGAGGATCCCGCCGCGCGCTACCCCGACGCGAACGCCTTCGCCGACGCGCTGACCGGCGCCGCGGCGGAGGGGGACCAGACGATCTTCGCCACGGCGGGTCTCGCCGGCGCGCCGCATCCCGAGGAGGACCACACCGTCGTCGCGCCGCCGCCCCCGCCGATGTCCGAGCGGCCGCGCGTGGTGGAGACCGTCCCCGCCGCCGGGCCCGTCGTGGCGGCGCCCGCGGCGGCCGCGCCGCGCATCGCGCCCGTTTCCGCGCGGAGACGGAGCCGCGCGCCGATGCTGCTCCTTCTCCTGCTTCTGCTGGCCGGAGGGGCCGCCGCGGCCGTGTGGGCGATGGGCGGCCGGGACAGGTCGGCCGACCGCATCCCGGGCCGCGACTCGGCGGCCGCCGAGCCCGCGCCGGAGGAGGACGGCGGGGGGACGGACGTCTCCCCCGCGCCCGCGCCTGTCGTCACCGCGCCGGCGCCGGCTCCCGTGCCGCCGCCGTCGGGCATCGATTCCGTCACCCCCGAGACGCTGCCGCCGATCATCCGCACGCCGGGGATCGCGCCGGAGCCCGCGCCGCCGGTGGCGCCGTCTCCCGCGCCCGCGCCTGCTCCGGCGCCGCCGCCCGCGCCGGTGACGCCGCCGAGCGCGCCGCCCGCTGCGCCGCCGACGCAACCCACGCCGCGGCCGTCTCCGCCTCCGGCGCCCGCACCGGCTCCGCCGCCGCCGGCACCGGAGCCCGTGCCGCTGCCGCCGCCACCTCCCCCACCGCCGCCTCCACCGCCTCCGCCGCCGGTGGTGGTGCCGATCCCGAATCCGAACGCGCCGCGCGACACCATCGTCATCCCCACCTCGCCGACGCCGTAG
- a CDS encoding NAD(+) synthase, protein MDRPFHNPYSHGFVRAAVCIPFVRVADPAYNAERTLGLARRASELHAAVALFPELGISAYTNEDLFHQSALLDGVVQALARIVRESIALTPVLLVGAPLLFEGKLFNCAVVIHRGRVLGIVPKSFLPNYREFYEKRQFTSGRMAVATAVQLLGQMVPFGTDLVFDAVNVDGFRLAVEICEDVWVPIPPSTWLALAGATVIANLSASNITVGKAEYRRELCAAQSGKCVCAYLYSAAGPGESTTDLAWDGHSMIFENGELVSESRRFSDEEQVIAGDVDLERLAQDRMRMSSFNDSVGAYRERVRQVRTVPFEFAVPTGAIALERKVPRFPYVPDDPALLDQRCFEAYNIQVHGLMKRLTATGIEKIVIGVSGGLDSTQALIVAARTMDRLGLPRTNILGYTMPGFATSSGTKSNAWALMRALGVTAEEIDIRPSATQMLKDIGHPYASGQATYDVTFENVQAGERTSHLFRLANRHNAIVLGTGDLSELALGWATYGVGDQMSHYNVNASVPKTLIQYLIRWVIGSKQFDDETGRVLQAIVDTEISPELVPHAEGADDTSAPAQKTEEVVGPYELQDFNTYYITRFGFRPSKVAFLALHAWGDVERGAWPALVPAEKRRAYDLAAIRKWLEVFAWRFFKISQFKRSALPNGPKVGSGGSLSPRGDWRAPSDSEAAVWLDELRRNVPED, encoded by the coding sequence ATGGATCGCCCCTTCCACAACCCCTACTCGCACGGCTTCGTCCGCGCGGCCGTGTGCATCCCGTTCGTGCGCGTGGCCGATCCCGCGTACAACGCCGAGCGCACGCTGGGGCTGGCCCGCCGCGCCTCGGAGCTGCACGCCGCGGTGGCGCTCTTCCCCGAGCTGGGGATCAGCGCCTACACCAACGAGGACCTGTTCCACCAGAGCGCGCTCCTCGACGGCGTGGTGCAGGCGCTCGCGCGCATCGTCCGCGAGAGCATCGCCCTCACCCCCGTCCTGCTGGTCGGTGCGCCGCTGCTGTTCGAGGGGAAGCTGTTCAACTGCGCGGTCGTGATCCACCGCGGGCGGGTGCTGGGGATCGTGCCCAAGAGCTTTCTCCCCAACTACCGCGAGTTCTACGAGAAGCGCCAGTTCACCTCCGGGCGGATGGCGGTGGCCACGGCGGTGCAGCTCCTGGGGCAGATGGTGCCGTTCGGGACCGATCTCGTCTTCGATGCGGTCAACGTGGACGGGTTCCGGCTGGCGGTGGAGATCTGCGAGGACGTGTGGGTGCCCATCCCCCCCAGCACCTGGCTGGCGCTGGCGGGGGCGACGGTGATCGCAAACCTGAGCGCCAGCAACATCACCGTCGGCAAGGCCGAGTACCGCCGCGAGCTGTGCGCCGCGCAGTCCGGCAAGTGCGTGTGCGCCTACCTCTACTCCGCCGCCGGCCCGGGCGAGTCGACCACCGACCTCGCGTGGGACGGGCACTCGATGATCTTCGAGAACGGCGAGCTGGTCTCCGAGAGCCGCCGCTTCAGCGACGAGGAGCAGGTGATCGCGGGCGACGTGGACCTGGAGCGGCTGGCGCAGGACCGGATGCGCATGAGCTCGTTCAACGACTCGGTGGGCGCCTACCGCGAGCGCGTCCGCCAGGTGCGCACCGTCCCCTTCGAGTTCGCCGTCCCCACGGGCGCCATCGCGCTGGAGCGCAAGGTCCCGCGCTTCCCCTACGTTCCCGACGACCCGGCGCTGCTCGACCAGCGCTGCTTCGAGGCGTACAACATCCAGGTGCACGGCCTGATGAAGCGCCTGACCGCCACGGGGATCGAGAAGATCGTGATCGGCGTCTCCGGGGGACTGGATTCGACGCAGGCGCTGATCGTGGCCGCGCGGACGATGGACCGGCTGGGGCTGCCGCGGACCAACATCCTGGGCTACACCATGCCGGGATTCGCGACGAGCAGCGGCACGAAGTCCAACGCCTGGGCGCTGATGCGGGCGCTGGGAGTGACGGCGGAGGAGATCGACATCCGCCCGTCCGCCACGCAGATGCTGAAGGACATCGGCCACCCGTACGCGTCGGGCCAGGCGACGTACGACGTGACCTTCGAGAACGTGCAGGCGGGCGAGCGCACCTCGCACCTCTTCCGCCTGGCCAACCGGCACAACGCGATCGTGCTGGGGACGGGGGACCTGAGCGAGCTGGCGCTGGGGTGGGCCACGTACGGCGTGGGCGACCAGATGTCGCACTACAACGTGAACGCCTCGGTGCCGAAGACGCTGATCCAGTACCTGATCCGCTGGGTGATCGGGAGCAAACAGTTCGACGACGAGACCGGGCGCGTGCTGCAGGCCATCGTCGACACCGAGATCAGCCCCGAGCTCGTCCCCCACGCCGAGGGCGCGGACGACACCTCGGCGCCCGCGCAGAAGACGGAAGAGGTGGTGGGGCCGTATGAGCTGCAGGACTTCAACACCTACTACATCACCCGCTTCGGCTTCCGCCCCAGCAAGGTGGCGTTCCTCGCCCTGCACGCATGGGGGGATGTGGAGCGCGGCGCCTGGCCCGCGCTGGTGCCGGCGGAGAAGCGCCGCGCGTACGACCTCGCGGCGATCCGGAAGTGGCTGGAGGTGTTCGCCTGGCGCTTCTTCAAGATCAGCCAGTTCAAGCGCTCGGCGCTGCCCAACGGGCCCAAGGTCGGCTCCGGCGGCTCGCTCTCCCCCCGCGGCGACTGGCGCGCGCCGAGCGACTCCGAGGCCGCGGTATGGCTGGACGAGCTGCGGCGGAACGTGCCGGAGGATTGA
- a CDS encoding ABC transporter ATP-binding protein, with protein MIHLDDVAKEYGSWPTPPRNRVRALDGVTLHVPPGTVMGIVGPNGAGKSTLIKLLLGYLRPTHGTVRIGGMEPRAWAQTRGVAYVPELPTIPGAWTVGYAMRFFASLGELDDPSPRIAAALERVAMAGVAERKIRTLSKGMLQRVAIAQALMGPREVMILDEPTSGLDPEWIAELRAIVAEWKAAAPNRVALIASHDLDELERTADRVAVLNEGKVSEVIDLRAAETVFPAYRIVVESTPHAAQAVLACFPDAVAEKGSPLTFRVHPADVDDLDRRVAALLARGVALRALAPERETLEERFHGIRKRGKGKGRA; from the coding sequence ATGATCCACCTGGACGACGTCGCGAAGGAATACGGAAGCTGGCCGACGCCGCCGCGGAACCGCGTCCGCGCGCTGGACGGCGTGACGCTGCACGTGCCGCCCGGCACCGTGATGGGCATCGTGGGCCCCAACGGCGCGGGAAAGAGCACGCTGATCAAGCTCCTGCTCGGCTATCTCCGCCCCACGCACGGCACGGTGCGCATCGGGGGGATGGAGCCGCGCGCGTGGGCGCAGACCCGCGGCGTGGCCTACGTCCCCGAGCTCCCCACCATCCCCGGCGCGTGGACGGTGGGCTACGCGATGCGCTTCTTCGCCTCGCTCGGCGAGCTGGACGACCCCAGTCCCCGGATCGCCGCGGCGCTGGAGCGGGTGGCGATGGCGGGGGTGGCGGAGCGGAAGATCCGCACGCTGTCGAAGGGGATGCTGCAGCGCGTCGCCATCGCCCAGGCGCTGATGGGCCCGCGCGAGGTGATGATCCTCGACGAGCCGACCAGCGGGCTGGATCCCGAGTGGATCGCCGAGCTGCGGGCGATCGTGGCCGAGTGGAAGGCCGCCGCGCCGAACCGCGTGGCGCTGATCGCCTCGCACGACCTGGACGAGCTGGAGCGCACCGCCGACCGCGTGGCCGTGCTCAACGAGGGGAAGGTGTCGGAGGTGATCGACCTGCGCGCCGCCGAGACCGTCTTCCCCGCCTACCGCATCGTCGTCGAGTCCACCCCGCACGCGGCGCAGGCGGTGCTCGCCTGCTTTCCCGACGCGGTGGCGGAGAAGGGGTCGCCGCTCACCTTCCGCGTGCACCCGGCGGACGTGGACGACCTGGACCGGCGCGTGGCCGCGCTGCTGGCGCGCGGCGTGGCGCTGCGCGCGCTGGCGCCCGAGCGCGAGACGCTGGAGGAGCGCTTCCACGGCATCCGCAAGCGCGGGAAGGGGAAGGGGCGCGCGTGA
- a CDS encoding RDD family protein — protein sequence MDPQAPETRSNPAGGPYGAPAPGAQVAQTGRPDLAKRAIAAIIDFVAIAIVNTIVSFAFTMVLGWIGTAAAAAVGTALILSRDVLLEGRSPGKKIIGLAVVTAQGGPITIQESIRRNATLAIAAAASIFGAVPVLGLLAFPLYLVGGLVGLYEIYLVATNQPRLGDKLAGGTQVVFQGQPAIAI from the coding sequence ATGGACCCGCAAGCCCCCGAGACCCGCAGCAACCCCGCCGGCGGTCCCTATGGCGCCCCGGCGCCCGGCGCGCAGGTCGCGCAGACGGGCCGCCCCGACTTGGCGAAGCGGGCGATCGCCGCGATCATCGACTTCGTCGCCATCGCCATCGTGAACACCATCGTGAGCTTCGCGTTCACCATGGTGCTGGGCTGGATCGGGACGGCGGCCGCGGCCGCGGTGGGCACCGCGCTGATCCTGTCGCGCGACGTGCTGCTCGAGGGGCGCTCGCCCGGCAAGAAGATCATCGGGCTGGCGGTGGTCACCGCGCAGGGCGGGCCCATCACCATCCAGGAGTCCATCCGGCGCAACGCCACGCTGGCCATCGCCGCCGCGGCCAGTATCTTCGGCGCCGTGCCCGTGCTGGGGCTGCTGGCGTTCCCGCTGTACCTGGTGGGCGGGCTGGTGGGGCTGTACGAGATCTACCTGGTGGCCACCAACCAGCCGCGCCTGGGCGACAAGCTGGCCGGCGGCACCCAGGTCGTGTTCCAGGGTCAGCCCGCCATCGCCATCTGA
- a CDS encoding TetR/AcrR family transcriptional regulator, with protein MSDEIRTQYDDEQDGPRWRRRSEARPGEIVEAALDLFVEKGFAATRMDEIAKRAGVTKGTVYLYFPSKEDLFRAVVEEMMGPNIETGERMLAEHTGSAAELIRTLIRGWWELIGNQRVACLSKLMTGEAANFPHLAQYYVEHVVLRGRRIFQAAIQRGIDSGEFRPVPVTDSARLAIAPLVQASIYKRSMIQYDPDGWDMERYLQLHMDIFLRGLAKDPEDGDQTR; from the coding sequence ATGAGCGACGAGATCAGGACGCAGTACGACGACGAGCAGGACGGCCCGCGATGGCGGCGCCGCAGCGAGGCGCGCCCCGGCGAGATCGTGGAGGCCGCGCTGGACCTGTTCGTGGAGAAGGGCTTCGCGGCCACCAGGATGGACGAGATCGCGAAGCGCGCCGGGGTGACCAAGGGCACCGTGTACCTCTACTTCCCCAGCAAGGAAGACCTCTTCCGCGCCGTGGTGGAGGAGATGATGGGGCCCAACATCGAGACCGGCGAGCGGATGCTGGCCGAGCACACGGGCTCGGCCGCGGAGCTGATCCGCACGCTGATCCGCGGCTGGTGGGAGCTGATCGGCAACCAGCGCGTGGCCTGCCTGAGCAAGCTGATGACGGGCGAGGCGGCCAACTTCCCCCACCTAGCCCAGTACTACGTGGAGCACGTGGTGCTCCGCGGGCGCCGCATCTTCCAGGCGGCCATCCAGCGCGGCATCGACAGCGGCGAGTTCCGCCCGGTGCCGGTGACCGATTCGGCCCGGCTGGCCATCGCGCCGCTGGTGCAGGCGTCGATCTACAAGCGCTCCATGATCCAGTACGACCCCGACGGGTGGGACATGGAGCGGTACCTCCAGCTCCACATGGACATCTTCCTTCGCGGACTGGCGAAGGACCCGGAAGACGGAGACCAGACCCGATGA
- a CDS encoding TolC family protein — protein sequence MKLELAPAAVAALLFTAGAAAAQNAQPVTLTLSRAVAVAADTAPAVQIAGLRAEQAQERIRETRGALLPNLSAAVAEDRRTQNLETFGFQLPLPPGQSIPPKIGPVDVFDARLRASTPLFDPAGLVRVQAVRAAAAGSQADVATAAETSGARAAQAFVTAERAAATITARREDVRLAGELVTLAQAQLDRGVATALDVTRARTQLAAAQGLLSVAENQFAQARVNLARAMGIDPRTPISLGEALGPQTAATSVPADEAAALQAALANRPELKSAQAQQRAAQLGSKAIRAERLPRLDLSADYGLSGLNPHDAFPTYNIAVQVSAPLFDGFRREARQQQQALAADEARVREADVREQVAAEVRSALLDVATGLDQQRIAAERLRLANEELSQAQERFANGLATNIEVINAQQNLVRAKDAVIDAQAASAAARVNLARATGTTLNIR from the coding sequence ATGAAGCTCGAGCTCGCGCCGGCCGCGGTGGCCGCGCTGCTGTTTACGGCCGGGGCCGCCGCCGCGCAGAACGCGCAGCCGGTGACCCTGACCCTTTCGCGGGCGGTGGCCGTGGCCGCCGACACCGCGCCCGCCGTGCAGATCGCCGGCCTCCGCGCCGAGCAGGCGCAGGAGCGCATCCGCGAGACGCGCGGCGCGCTCCTTCCCAACCTGTCCGCCGCCGTGGCCGAAGACCGGCGCACGCAGAACCTGGAGACCTTCGGCTTCCAGCTGCCGCTTCCGCCCGGGCAGTCCATCCCCCCCAAGATCGGGCCGGTGGACGTGTTCGACGCGCGGCTGCGGGCCTCGACGCCGCTCTTCGACCCCGCGGGGCTCGTCCGCGTGCAGGCCGTCCGTGCCGCGGCCGCCGGGTCGCAGGCGGACGTCGCCACCGCGGCGGAGACCTCGGGCGCCCGCGCGGCGCAGGCCTTCGTGACCGCCGAGCGCGCCGCCGCCACCATCACCGCGCGGCGCGAGGACGTGCGCCTGGCGGGCGAGCTGGTGACGCTGGCGCAGGCGCAGCTGGACCGCGGGGTGGCCACGGCGCTCGACGTCACCCGCGCGCGGACGCAGCTGGCCGCCGCGCAGGGCCTTCTCTCCGTGGCCGAGAACCAGTTCGCGCAGGCGCGGGTGAACCTGGCGCGGGCGATGGGGATCGATCCCCGCACGCCGATCTCCCTGGGCGAGGCGCTGGGGCCGCAGACGGCGGCCACCTCCGTCCCCGCAGACGAGGCGGCGGCGCTGCAAGCCGCGCTGGCGAACCGGCCGGAGCTGAAGAGCGCGCAGGCGCAGCAGCGGGCGGCGCAGCTGGGGTCGAAGGCCATCCGCGCGGAGCGGCTTCCCCGGCTGGACCTCTCCGCCGACTACGGGCTTTCCGGGCTGAACCCGCACGACGCCTTCCCCACCTACAACATCGCCGTGCAGGTGTCGGCGCCGCTGTTCGACGGCTTCCGCCGCGAGGCGCGCCAGCAGCAGCAGGCGCTGGCCGCCGACGAGGCGCGGGTGCGCGAGGCCGACGTGCGCGAGCAGGTGGCCGCCGAGGTGCGGTCGGCGCTGCTCGACGTGGCCACCGGGCTGGACCAGCAGCGCATCGCCGCCGAGCGGCTGCGGCTGGCCAACGAGGAGCTCTCGCAGGCGCAGGAGCGCTTCGCCAACGGCCTGGCCACGAACATCGAAGTGATCAACGCGCAGCAGAACCTGGTGCGCGCGAAGGACGCCGTGATCGACGCGCAGGCCGCCTCGGCCGCCGCGCGCGTGAACCTGGCCCGGGCCACCGGGACCACCCTGAACATCCGCTGA
- a CDS encoding HlyD family secretion protein: protein MHREDEETMANATAKLNTADAPAGPQRVTLSADGAGAPEAVEAPKKKRPVLPILAVLLLALVGYFGYRWWQGRNWETTDNAQVEGHITPILPRVGGYVAGVRVVENQPVHKGDTLALLDDRDLRARLEQAEADLAAAEEQTAGNGGQAVAQAAAAEAQAGAARANIAAAMANAEKAHRDVERLRPLAERNIVSKQQYDAVVAAASAADAQVQAARENANAASSQATAAGAGVRVTRSKIESARAARDAAALQLSYAVITAPRDGVVARKSLDVGQLVQPGQPVMSVVDLADVWVTANLKETQTRDLRPGDPVEVEVDAYSGHTFHGRLQSISPATGARFSLLPPDNATGNYTKVVQRIPVRIRFDGRGDAGFPLRPGMSAFVRIKARS, encoded by the coding sequence ATGCATCGCGAGGACGAAGAGACCATGGCCAACGCCACTGCAAAGCTGAACACGGCCGACGCTCCCGCCGGTCCGCAGCGCGTCACCCTTTCCGCCGACGGCGCGGGCGCGCCCGAGGCCGTCGAGGCGCCGAAGAAGAAGCGCCCCGTGCTCCCCATCCTGGCCGTGCTCCTGCTGGCCCTGGTCGGCTACTTCGGCTACCGCTGGTGGCAGGGGCGGAACTGGGAGACCACCGACAACGCGCAGGTCGAGGGGCACATCACCCCCATCCTGCCGCGCGTGGGCGGCTACGTGGCCGGCGTTCGAGTCGTGGAGAACCAGCCGGTTCATAAGGGCGATACGCTGGCATTGCTCGACGACCGTGATCTGCGCGCACGGTTGGAACAGGCCGAGGCCGATCTTGCGGCTGCTGAAGAGCAGACGGCGGGCAACGGTGGGCAAGCCGTGGCGCAGGCGGCCGCGGCAGAGGCACAGGCTGGCGCCGCTCGCGCCAACATCGCAGCAGCGATGGCGAACGCAGAGAAGGCACACCGCGATGTGGAGCGCCTTCGCCCGCTTGCCGAGCGTAACATCGTCAGCAAGCAGCAGTACGACGCAGTGGTTGCCGCTGCGAGCGCCGCAGACGCGCAGGTACAGGCAGCCCGGGAGAATGCGAATGCGGCCAGTAGCCAAGCCACGGCTGCTGGAGCGGGAGTACGCGTGACTCGCTCGAAGATCGAGTCTGCCCGCGCCGCCCGCGACGCGGCAGCTTTGCAGCTCAGTTACGCAGTGATCACCGCACCGCGCGATGGTGTCGTGGCCCGGAAATCCCTTGATGTGGGACAGCTGGTGCAGCCTGGCCAGCCAGTCATGAGCGTGGTCGACCTCGCCGACGTGTGGGTGACGGCCAACCTCAAAGAGACACAGACGCGCGACCTGCGTCCCGGCGACCCGGTGGAGGTGGAGGTCGACGCGTACTCCGGTCACACCTTCCACGGGCGGCTGCAGAGCATCAGCCCGGCCACGGGCGCGCGGTTCTCGCTGCTGCCGCCGGACAACGCCACGGGCAACTACACCAAGGTGGTGCAGCGCATTCCGGTGCGCATCCGCTTCGACGGGCGCGGCGACGCGGGCTTCCCGCTGCGCCCCGGGATGAGCGCCTTCGTCCGCATCAAGGCGCGGAGTTGA